TGTCGTCTCCAACGCTGCGCAGGACATCGGAAGCTTCATCCGGGCCCAGCGTGAGGCGGCGCAGGTATCGGTGCGGCAGTTGGCCGAGAAGGCCGGCGTCAGCAATCCCTACTTGAGTCAGATCGAACGGGGATTGCGGAAACCCTCCGCCGACGTGCTCAACCAGATCGCGAAGGCACTGCGGGTGTCTGCGGAAGTCCTCTATGTGCGCGCCGGGATCTTGGAACCCAGCGAGCCCAGCGAGGTCCGCGACGCCATCGTCAACGACGTGGGGATCACCGAGCGGCAGAAGCAGGTGCTGCTCGACATCTACACATCGTTCCGTCAGCAGAACGAAGCCGATGAAGGTGACGAAGGTGAGGAGCAGGCCACTGACTGACACCTCACCAGCTGCCCATAACAACCCGCATGAAAGCCCATCCTGAGAGAGGAATTCACATGACCGACAAGACTCAGCCCACCATCGAAGACCTCAAGGCCCCGCTGCTGGCCGCCGTCGGCGCCGCCGATCTGGCCCTGGCCACGGTCAACGAGATCGTTGCGAGCCTGCGTGAGCGTGCCGAAGAGGCCCGCACCGATGCCAACACCCGCGTCGAGGAAGGCCGCGCCCGGCTGACCAAGCTGCAGGAGGACCTGCCCACCCAGTTCGAGGAGCTGCGCGACAAGTTCACCTCCGAGGAACTGCGCCGGGCCGCCGAGGGCTACGCCGATCAGGCCACTGCCACCTACAACAAGCTGGTCGAGCGTGGCGAGGCCGCGCTGGAGCGCCTGCGCAACCAGCCGGCCATCGAAGAAGCCGCCAACCGGGTCGAGGGCTACACCGACCAGGTCACCGAGCTGACCCAGGACGCGCTGGGCACCGTTGCCTCGCAGACCCGCGCCGTCGGCGAGCGGGCCGCCAAGCTGGTCGGCGTCGAGCTGCCGAAGAAGGCCGAGAAGGCTGCCGAGAAGGCCGCTCCGGCTGCTCCGGCCAAGAAGGCTGCCGCTCCGGCCGCCAAGAAGGCCGCCCCGGCCAAGAAGGCCACCCCGGCCGCCAAGAAGACCACGGCTCCGGCCAAGAAGGTCACCCAGAAGTAAAACCGGTCTCGACGGCGGGCATACCGCCCGTCGGTCGACGCTGACGATGACGCCCGCATAGGCTGGTGAGGTGCAACTTGCCAACCTTGCGGGCGTCATTCAACTTGTACTGGTCGTCGTCGTTTTCGGAGTGGGCGTCTACTCGCTCGTGCACGCCGCTGTGCAGCGCCCGGATGCCTACACAGCCACCGGCAAGCTCACCAAGCCGGTATGGCTGGCGATCCTTGGGGTGAGCCTGCTGCTGGCGCTGTTGATGAACATCTTCGGCGCCGTGATCTGTGCTTGCGCCGCCGGGATCTACCTGGTCGACGTCCGGCCCAAACTGCTTGAGATCCAGGGAAAGTCGCGCTGACGCGATGGGTTCACCACAGGCCGCGTTCGGCGCGGCGTGCGTCGTGCTGGGCGCGGCACTGAGCTTCGCGCCTTCCGCTGGAGCCGACCCTGGCCCCGTCGGTCCGCTCTACGTCGACCACGTCGAATGGGCCAAGTGGGGCGACCTGTCGAGCCTGCGGGTCTACCCGACCGATGCCGCCCGGGCGCTCACCCGAACGCCGGGCAGCACCGTCGAGGCCGAGCAGGCCTGGGCCGAGGTGCTGGCGCTGTCCCCAGATGCCGGCTTCCCGGGGATGCATGAGCAGTTCCTGTGTCACTGGACCTTCGCCGAGATGGCCGAGCCGGGTAAGACGAGCTGGAACCTGGAGCCGTGGCGGCCCGAGGTCACGCCCGAGGCGATGCTGGCCGCCGGATGCAACCCCGGCGGCAGTGAGGAACCGTTCTGATGGGCGGCTACACCCGCTCCCAGGTCGCCGCGCTGGTCGACCACACCCTGCTCAAGCCCGAGGCCACCGCGGCGGACGTCGAGAAGCTGGTGGCCGAGGCCGCCGACCTCGGGGTGTTCTCGGTGTGCGTATCGCCCTCGCTGGTGACCACCGCGGTCGCGGTGCGGCCCTCGGGCCTGGCGGTGGCGGCGGTGGCCGGCTTCCCGTCGGGCAAGCACCTGGCCGAGATCAAGGCCCGCGAATCCCAATCTGCGGTCGCTGCCGGTGCCGCCGAGATCGACATGGTGATCGACGTCGGCGCCGCCCTGAGCGGAGACCTGCGGGCCACCGCGGCCGAGGTCGCCGCGGTGCGCGCCGCGACGCCCGGCGCCACGCTCAAGGTCATCGTGGAATCCGCGGCGCTGCTGGAGTTCGGCGACGAGGCGCTGTTGCAGGACGTGTGCCGGGCCGCGGTCGGCGCCGGGGCTGATTTCGTCAAGACCTCCACCGGCTTTCACCCCAGCGGAGGCGCCTCCACGCGCGCCGTGGAGCTGATGGCCGGGGCCGTGGGAGACGGGGTCGGGGTCAAGGCCAGCGGGGGCATCCGCACCGCCGAGGCCGCCGTGGCCATGCTCGACGCCGGGGCCACCCGGCTGGGCCTGTCGGGCACCAGGGCGGTGCTCGACGGCCTCACCGGCTGAGCCCGCGCCGAGACCGTAGTCTCGGCGCGGGAAAAATCAGAGCTTGTCGAAACAGGGGTCGTCGGCGGGCTTGGGCATCTTGGCGTTCGTGGTGGAGAACTTGGCCACCACTCCGCTGTCGGTGACCTGCACGCTGTCGGCGTGGATCCCCATCGGATAGTCCTCGGTGATCTGGGCGGTGAACTTGTCCAGGATCGGCTGCAGGGTCTCGCGCGGCCAGGACAGGCCGATCGCGTTCAGGTCGACGATCTGCAGCGAGATGCCCTTGTTGACCACCGTCGGCTTGGCGGTGATGGTGCCGAGCAGACTCTTGAGTTCGATGGTCCCGTTCGACGGGTTGGTCCGCACGTCCGAGATGGCCGAGCCGATGAACGGCAGCGTGACCATGTCGGCGACGGTCTGACGGATGCCGTCGGTGCTCCAGTTGATGTCGGCGACCAGCGAGCCGACGGTGCCGCTGGAATCGGCGGTCTCCTGGATCCGGACATCCTCGATGCCCAGCTTCACCTGCATGCCCTTGGCCTCGCGGATCTGGTTGCCCGCGGTCTCGACGTTGATGTTGGTGTAGTGCCCGGACATGTGCTGCATCAGGAACGGTGGCAGCGGATCGAACGTCGCCTTCGCGCCGTCC
The genomic region above belongs to Mycolicibacterium sp. HK-90 and contains:
- a CDS encoding DUF2516 family protein, with protein sequence MQLANLAGVIQLVLVVVVFGVGVYSLVHAAVQRPDAYTATGKLTKPVWLAILGVSLLLALLMNIFGAVICACAAGIYLVDVRPKLLEIQGKSR
- the deoC gene encoding deoxyribose-phosphate aldolase; this encodes MMGGYTRSQVAALVDHTLLKPEATAADVEKLVAEAADLGVFSVCVSPSLVTTAVAVRPSGLAVAAVAGFPSGKHLAEIKARESQSAVAAGAAEIDMVIDVGAALSGDLRATAAEVAAVRAATPGATLKVIVESAALLEFGDEALLQDVCRAAVGAGADFVKTSTGFHPSGGASTRAVELMAGAVGDGVGVKASGGIRTAEAAVAMLDAGATRLGLSGTRAVLDGLTG
- a CDS encoding helix-turn-helix domain-containing protein; amino-acid sequence: MAQDENLAAVVSNAAQDIGSFIRAQREAAQVSVRQLAEKAGVSNPYLSQIERGLRKPSADVLNQIAKALRVSAEVLYVRAGILEPSEPSEVRDAIVNDVGITERQKQVLLDIYTSFRQQNEADEGDEGEEQATD
- a CDS encoding heparin-binding hemagglutinin, yielding MTDKTQPTIEDLKAPLLAAVGAADLALATVNEIVASLRERAEEARTDANTRVEEGRARLTKLQEDLPTQFEELRDKFTSEELRRAAEGYADQATATYNKLVERGEAALERLRNQPAIEEAANRVEGYTDQVTELTQDALGTVASQTRAVGERAAKLVGVELPKKAEKAAEKAAPAAPAKKAAAPAAKKAAPAKKATPAAKKTTAPAKKVTQK
- a CDS encoding DUF2993 domain-containing protein, which produces MTDPWARPTDQSPPAPSEELPPQPPAPDQPVQGEQPVPSAPEQGSSAVSKVKKLLSDPLSVVLVVVIVLALVVAGVLGGELYARNRADQIVAATVECIVGDGAKATFDPLPPFLMQHMSGHYTNINVETAGNQIREAKGMQVKLGIEDVRIQETADSSGTVGSLVADINWSTDGIRQTVADMVTLPFIGSAISDVRTNPSNGTIELKSLLGTITAKPTVVNKGISLQIVDLNAIGLSWPRETLQPILDKFTAQITEDYPMGIHADSVQVTDSGVVAKFSTTNAKMPKPADDPCFDKL
- a CDS encoding DUF2599 domain-containing protein; amino-acid sequence: MGSPQAAFGAACVVLGAALSFAPSAGADPGPVGPLYVDHVEWAKWGDLSSLRVYPTDAARALTRTPGSTVEAEQAWAEVLALSPDAGFPGMHEQFLCHWTFAEMAEPGKTSWNLEPWRPEVTPEAMLAAGCNPGGSEEPF